The genomic segment acttttgtttatttgtataacgttcaggcccgacgcccttaggtcgagtcctCTAGTCTTATAGCCGACCTCGACACGCTTAGGCCAGACTGCGTTCAACACACTTGCTATCGACCCCAATGCCCTTAGGTCGACCTTCAGAATtgatataatcatatatatattgcACAACACGCAATCACTTGCAACATATACAAGTATGTCCCaccagatattctcaaatacagttATAGCCATATTCTCAGATATAGTCATAGtcatactcatatttattaacaggggtccaagcctcgatcacaacccgggtgcagttttcttacctcgagtcccgagctgaaAGTATAAAGTGATtccgagccttagcggtataacctagtcacaatgcaataatgataaccatcaaaacctaaaccaattaaaagtttTGGAAAAATATACTAGCCcctgagacctcgaattctactaaaccgggtagtagaatccttcccgagccctaaggtttgagttcccgagctaaacatttttttggctatttttctCAATTAGAGCCGCGATTTAGGCCCAGGGGTCACGacacgctacaagtcagagagctcggGGATCTCTCCTAGGAAACACAGGCCGCGACGCGCCCCAACCAGCACCGCGACACTTAGGCGATTTCAGAGAACTGCCAAGCCATATCATGTACATGGCCTGCGATGCTATTCTTCAAGCGCCGTAGCTCGAACCCGAAACCCAGATTTTCCAGtattttccctgcgttttccttGAGCCAAACTTATCAAAATCCATCCTAAACAAGAGCCCAAGCCACAATTGAGACCCAAAACCTTAGCAATACTCTTATGACAACACAAATACGGCAAGAGCTAAGCCAAAACTCTACTCCAATCCATAATTCAATCACAAACCTAAAAACTCAAGAAAAGCTGAACTCATAAAAAATTCAGCAAAACAAAGTAAGTAAATCTTACCTTAGCTTGGCAAATTCGAACTCGTAGCTGCACTCCTTTACTTCCCAGCTTTATGAACACTTCCAAGCTCTCAACTCCAAGATTTCTTCTTCAAAAGTTCAAAGAAACTCCTAAGTGCCTcaagggagagggagagaaacgaaaatagagagagagggagagagagatgaCTGAGTGTTCATTTTGTTTTGCTTAGTTCTGGACGTTTCCTAAAGTCTCTAAGTGGCTAATTTACTCCAAGGTTGAGTCTATCCCTtggccaaaaagaccaaaatgtcccTTGATTAAAACTTACTCCCTAATGCTCCCAATGGAGAAATCGTCTTCataccacatttcccgctaatcctcgagCAGCCCTATAAATTCCTAAATAATTCTGACATACCCAAGTAATCAtcaaataaattcccattacccaataaaccccgtcaatgtactaaattaccaaaatacccgtaggctcaccccgagccgggtatctaaccccgttgtgactattccgctaattcgctcactaggatcgcatTGGACCACATATCTCAattatatccccataacactggggtctcactcagaacgcatacataatacaaatataccctcaacgggtcaaaaattacaaatatgcattaatttacaaaaatatgtccacatgcatatttaatacacataaatatgcacaaatattcacattaccatataaatcatttataccaCATAATCGCACATgtattcaattaattccacatataaatccgattatgccctcctgacataaTTATCAAGACACTCAACCTTAATAACAAATTCGAGACGTTACAAAAGTACCTAATTAAAGAGATATTTGTGGCAAAAATACATAATTTAAGATatatttgcggcgaaagtacCAAAGTTATAAGTAAATTTCATGCCATGGTGGCAGACTTAATGATGAAACAAACAGATGCACTAAATTGCACAAAAATATGAACGGAATGTACTTTTTCCGCAAAAAAAAACTTAAGTACTTAAGTGCTATAAACATAATAATTTAGGTActtttgccgcaaatatcccttataAAAATATACTTCCAATTGTTTCATTCTTACTAtcgctttttttttttccttttttcttatCACTTTTACAATCGATTTAATAATCTAAGACAACATGAAACCACCATTTGTGCTTTTGAGTTTTAAGAATGGTTAAAGTGATGgcatgctcttgttgagtcatgaGTTTAACAGACTGCAGAATCTTCCTATGTTGTATAGctagttttatgtaacaaaaaATGGTTAGACTCGTTGTACTCTAGCTCATGATATTATATTAGTTAAATGAATATTCCTTGTAATAGATTACTATAAATAGTTGTATTCTGTTACTCAAATCATTATATGTCTCTATTTTACTATTTAGTTTGGTATCAGAAGCTACCATTTATACATGGCATCCCAAAGTCAAACATCTCGTTCTAGTATTAGCTTTCTCATTATTTCTCATCTCATTCACAGTTTGTTGTGATGTAGCAGGTGAAACTTTGTTGTCTTGTCATTTAATCCATGTTGCGTTAggctaggttttttttttttttttttttgaaaaagtacTTTAGCGTATGTTTGGTAAAGAGGAAAATAAAAATTGACGAGAAAGACAAAGACATGTATGTATGGTATGAGAGAAAAGAgagtagaaaaaataaaaataaaatgggtCCTACTAAATATTTTTCTTTCTAATGTGCAAAGAATAATGagtggattttttttttcaagctgACGAGAAGTATAAATTACTAAaatgttcttactttttatttttttttattttaaagaaatattttttcggatataaaaataattaacaaataatCTAATTTTCTTTCATTCTTCCCTACCAAATAAAGTagaaacaatattttttttccatCTTAAATATTTTCTTTCTCTCTTATTTTTTCTGTCCATCCtaatttttttgggaaattttaCACTATATGCATCATAATATAGTTAAATTTTTTAACATGCCATCATAAAAATTCTCCCACTAATGTGACCCCTCCCCTATTTTGGATAAAAATACCATCATCAGTAAAATTTAACATTTCACACatttttctctctatctctctctctcatccaTCATTTACAGCCATTTTCACAGCCAAATCGGTGAAGAAATTAGACTGCTCGGATCTGGAAGTTTCATTTCAAGTGAATAATTCATTTCAAGTGAAGAAATTGTCATCCTTGGcgtttttaagagaaaaaaaatcAGGGGTAAGTATCATTTCATTCTATCTACTTGTGAATATGAAATGCCATGGTTAGATATTAGATTCGAACTGTTCTGCAGTTGAGTGTGGTATTTTTTTCTGCATTTTTTGATATGTTCTTCGGATTTGGAATTATGTGGGTGCCATTCCAAAATCGATggcatttcgatggtacatcgattgcatttcgatggtacatcgatgttGGGGCGAAcatctaatttagatgttattttcgatataatatcgatggtatatcgatgttgaatcgatgccatatatgttgatttggttcagcgtcgatatgtcatcgatataccatcgaaatagAATCGCGTACAGATGGCAACCATCAACATCGATTATACATCGATGacatttcgatggtatatcgatgccatatcgatggtacatcgatgaaaTTTCAATGTTGGGGCGAAcatataatttagatgttatgttCGATATaatatcgatggtatatcgatgccatatatgttgatttggtttagcatcgatatggcatcgatataccatcgaaatggaATCGCGTACATATGGCAACCATCAACATCAATTATGCATCGAAatgtcatcgatgtggcatcgatgttGAACTGCAATACAGATTTTCATAGGCATCGATTTATCATCGATTTACCATCGATTCTTCATCgattacactttatttttataattttcttatgtttttttgttgtaaatttgcaggttccagagttgatataattgtttcttacaacggtgtttgggaacaGAAAAGAGAGAAATGAAATTTCAAAGCTGGTTTGAACACTATAATACACATACCAATTGATGTTGGTTACATAGAATTATTGGAGAAGTTGCATTCAAAGCTGAAAGCGGATAGGTCATTGTTTGACTTAAACTTGGAAGTGTCGTTTACATGCAATGATTTTAGCGTAGATCCCATTGAAATCACAGATGATGAAGGAGTTAGTACTCTTATTATTTACAATTCGAAGTCCTTAAGACATTGGGTTCCTTTATGCGTTAGTTCGATTGCAAAGAACATTGCTCTTATTGATCAATCTCCTAGAGCGAGTGTTAATATGGAAAATCATAATCAATCCTGCACGGATGTTCCACAAACAGCTCCTGGGCCAAGTGTATGCATGGGAGAATCTAGTCATAATGAAACTTTTTTCCCCCCAACAAATCTCCCGCATGATGATGGGTATGAGTATGAgccttatgtcaatgacgatcTAGTTTCCCATTTTGGTGGTCACGATGAAAGAGTTGAGGGGTGCAGTAGTTTTGATGATAACTCAGAGGATCGGTTGTCGATGCTACCTGTGTTTCAAGTAGATAATTTAAATGTACGACCCTTGCTAAGACGTCAAGAAAGCCAAGGACGGAGGACTGCTGGCTCAGAGAGCAGTCGTCCAACTACACAAGACGATAGAAATAGATGAAGTTCTCCGGCGTATACTGCTGAAGATATCCCATGCCCCTCTTATGTTATCCCCATGTTATCTGGAGTGAGTTGTGGAGTAATAGAAGTTGGGAAGGTTTTTGAGAACAAGTTAGAGTTGAAGACGAAGGCACACTTGTATGCAATGAAACCGAACtttgagtttgtggtgaagaagttaggtactgaagtttggtacatcacttgcaaggatcctgattatGGGTGGAGAATGAGGGGGAAGAGAATGCCTAAATCTGATATGTTCCGAGATAACTCGTTTCACCAATAAACACACTTGCTCACTTGACCTCCGACATAAAGACCATCACCAAGCTGCACCTTGGGTTATTGGTCAttgcataaagaaaaaatatcagattggatcgaatgcgtacatggcaaacaacataagagaAGACATTAAGAATGATTATGGCATTGAGTTGTCATATGGAAAAGCCTGGAGATGCTGAGAGAAGGCTCTTTCTTATGTTAGAGGGACACTGGAAGCATCCTACTAGAAGTTACCATCGTACCTGTTCATGCTTCAACAGAAAAATCCCGGGACGTTGATAGATTTTGTCACTGAGGAAGATCGATTCAAATATTTCTTTTTCTCACTTGGAGTTAGTAGAAGAGGGTTTCGTACATGTCGTCTTGTGTTATGTGTGGACGGCACTTTTTTAAAGACAAAATACGGTGGGCAGATGTTATGTGCAGTCACGCTGGATGCAAATAACCATCTATATCCAGTTGCATTTGGTATTGTGGATAGTGAGAATCatgattcttggaagtatttcatgtcaaAGCTAAAGGAAGCGATTGGGGAAGTTAAGGACCTGGCGTTTGTATCTGACAGGCATGCAAGTATTACACATGCCTTGGAAACTATTTTCCCCGATGCCTATCACGGTgcttgctaccaccacattagtatgaatgtggttgctaaattcaagactgaTCATTGTCATGTGTTGATGTATAATGCGGCATATGCTTTTAGGAAATTCGAGTTCCACGCTAACttcaaaaaaatcaaatcaaaagaccTAGTTATTGCTCAATACCTAGAAGGCATGGGATTTGATAAGTGGTcccgtgcttactttcctggaaataggtatgtcattgtgaattgtattttaatttatgaaatcttCTAAATGTATATTACTATTAAATGTTAGTTTTCCTGGATACTAGgtataatataatgacaagcaattacactgaaagtttcaacaataagACCCGGGACGCTAAGAGCTTTCCGATAACTACATTCGTCGAATTTATTCGCTTCACACTGCAATCTTGGTTCTGCGATAGGAGAGAAACTAGCGAGAAGACAACTACAACTCTTGCACCGACCTATGAGAAAGATTTGGTGGATATGGCTGAGAAAGCTCGATTCTTGATCCCTTATGCAATAGGGAGGCATGAGTTCCATGTGTTAGATGGTGAGCTGAATGGTGAAGTCGACCTCCTAAATAAGACATGCACATGTGGCGTGTTTCAGCTTATTGGTATCCCATGTGTTCATGCATTATCTGGATCCCTTAAGCGAGGGGTAAACTTTTATTCGCTGTGTTCAGATTACTATAAAATTGAGACATGGAGGTCCTCTTACACAGAATCTATACATCCTACTGGTAATGAGGAAGAGTGGATTGTTCCACATGACATTATGACAATAAAagtgagaacacctgcgcaaaaAAACCCGgttggtcgtccaaagaagaaacaaggtaggcCTAAGAGGAAACGCCATCCTTCCAATGGAGAGAAAGTGGTTGTAGAACGCAAGTGCATCATATGTGGAGGTCTAGGCTATAATAGGGCAACTTGTAAAGTTCGTGTTTGAAATTTATGGCATCGATGTTAAACTTTTTATTTGGGTACCAATGATCtttgttaatctttttatttgTGCATTAATGGATTTTGTTAATCGAAATGACATTGTTTATATACAAAACTAATGAGAAATATACTATTGTGTATCATTAAATAGCCATCGAAATGACATTGTTTATATACAAAACTAAGGAGAAATCAAAATAAATGTTCTAACATATAGAAAAAGTCAAGGGTACACATTCTCATAAAAAATGTCGATGCATAATTTATCCATGAAGTATTGAATGTGGTCCTCGATGGCATATGATAAGGGAATGTCTCCAAGAATAAACTCCAAGTGTTTGATGGCGAATACGCCGCAATCTCCGCTGAAACCAAGAAATCACATTTGTGAGTAAATTGAAAATTAAAGGAGAACAATGTTATGACAATCTGAAGTTAGTATGTCTAAATACCTGGTTCTAGACTGTGGGACAATATCAGTGGACATGCGCCGCCAATCAAAGTTTGGAACGGTGATCTTCGGTCTAGCTATTTTCAACCCGGGGTGTCCTTTAAACATACCAGAAGCGTTGAGTAAAGATGGAAGCATCCTAGTCCAAGACTCGATCAACTCAGACAACTTATTATGGCTAAAGTTGGAATGATCTGAGTCAAATACAGTGATCATCCAATCAGTGAAATTTATTTCGCAAAGGACCCAATGACGATTTTCCAAGCACCAGTGGAAGTAGACCTCGTTGCAATCACCCCAAGGCTTCTTGTATTTTTTAGCATCTCCTTTCACGAAATTAAGAATGTCCTCATCACATTGGTAAGTCCTACTTTTGTTCTTGAAGTCCTCATATCTAGCAGGAATATACTGTGAAAATGATGAATCAAGTACGGTGGCTTTCACGGGGTACGTCCTCGACAACTCAAAAAGACGTCTTCGTATAAGATAATTCGCAGCGCCGAGATGCTGCaaataaatagagtatcgttaaggaagagtggattgttaaaatgagataaatgttCTAACAAATATAAAAGACTTATAGTTTAAGCCAACCATTCTTTTGCCACCTTCAACTTCAAGAACCAAACAGGGGTCCCATCACAACATTCCAACTTCCTCAGCCACTGCAGCAGCCTCAGCCTCAGGATTGTAAGGTCTTCCATCCTCTGGTGCAGGCTGGATCATATCTTATAGCATTGTATACCTAGGAGCATCCCCCTCTGCTCTGATATATGGTATCGAAGAATTCTTGCTCGTTTGGTCGAGGCCTTAAGATATAAATGCATGACAACTGTAATGGAAACAAAACAAGCAAATTAGAAACGACATAAGTTGATTAGTATAATTCAAAAGttcttgaattatttaaatttaatataactTACATGTCTT from the Humulus lupulus chromosome X, drHumLupu1.1, whole genome shotgun sequence genome contains:
- the LOC133805710 gene encoding uncharacterized protein LOC133805710 encodes the protein MLSGVSCGVIEVGKVFENKLELKTKAHLYAMKPNFEFVVKKLVTLDANNHLYPVAFGIVDSENHDSWKYFMSKLKEAIGEVKDLAFVSDRHASITHALETIFPDAYHGACYHHISMNVVAKFKTDHCHVLMYNAAYAFRKFEFHANFKKIKSKDLVIAQYLEGMGFDKWSRAYFPGNRYNIMTSNYTESFNNKTRDAKSFPITTFVEFIRFTLQSWFCDRRETSEKTTTTLAPTYEKDLVDMAEKARFLIPYAIGRHEFHVLDGELNGEVDLLNKTCTCGVFQLIGIPCVHALSGSLKRGVNFYSLCSDYYKIETWRSSYTESIHPTGNEEEWIVPHDIMTIKVRTPAQKNPVGRPKKKQGRPKRKRHPSNGEKVVVERKCIICGGLGYNRATCKVRV